gtgcgtgtatgcgtTTATGAACGATTTGCATTTGATTggcttttttttaaaataaaaatacaatgttCTAAGAAGTCGAAATAAAACACCCAtgtgttttaaatgtgttaagtCATGTTGTTAATCTATAATGTGACTACTTGATACGcgcttttaaataaacattgttttgtgacattgaacataatttgttttctttagaTATTTATATAGCGGAAAAGTAGACCTTACCGCGGACAACGTCATGCCTTTGATATACGCTGCGAAGAAATACGATGCTTCTGGTTTGGAAACCATGTGTGAGTTATTCTTGAAAGAAATTGTAGAAACACGTAATGTTTGTACAATCCTTGATCAGGCCATACGTTTTGACTGCCAAAATCTAAAACATCATTGCTTAGACTTAATACAATATAACTCGAAAGGCGTTTTTGAATCTGACGCCTTTGTTGAAATGTCAATGAAAGGACTTAAAAAAGTTttagaaatgaacaaaatgttgtcaAGTGAATGTGAAGTGTACTTGGCCTGCAAGCGATGGGCCTCAAAGAGGATTGAATCCACTGGACAACAGGCAACAGGAGAACACATTCGGAATGAATTGGGAGACGAGATTATCAACCTTATAAGATTCCCTAGCATGACTTCAGAAGAGTTCACGGATGTTGTGTCTAATGATGATGTTCTCACTAAAGAAGAATTAGTCTCCGTTTATCAAACAATATCAAAAAAGACAAATGGCTCGAAGTTTAAGAAGGATCCTAGAGGAATGACATGTGAAAAATACCTGTTTGTCAGAACGGTTGAGGTTGGTGCAAGTAATAAACCATGGAAATATAATGGCAAGCAAGATGGTCTCACTTTCACAgttttaaatgaatgtaaaatgaCAGCTATTGATATGTTTCTTCCCCTATCAGAAGGTTCTGTTGATGGCATATTGGAGATTTTGGAAGGTACTAAAATTATACATTCACAAAATGTTAAGTTGTGTTACACTCCTGGACTGCAGCACAAACTCATAAGTCTTGACAAACCAATTCATCTTATTGGTCAGCAGGAATATTCGATCAGACAGAGAATGAATGGAGCAAGTGTGTATAGATGCACTTCTGGTGTAGCGCAAATTAGCGTTCAAAATGTCACTTTGAGGTTGGTCAACTTGACGGTCGGAACAAGTGATAATGGAACGACCGTTGACATCGGCCAATTTTACGGATTTGAGCTTTTAATAATAACATTCGACTGACAAGTAAGgcctttttaatgaaaaataatcttGACAGTTTCATGGGTTTGCActtttaatcaatacatttgaCTTGCATGTAAAGCATGTAATGTGAAGCATGCTTTCATAAAATACATATCTGACTATCGTCCTTTATTTGTGTATTTGGCATACTTTTAATTTGCAGGTTAGGCTGGATATGTTTGTAATAATGTTTCTTGCAATATGCAACTAAACGAAATATGTGAATTTATATATGAAAGAGCCCTCTAAACATTTGACCAACTAAACGAAATATGTGAATGTATATATGAAAGAGCCCTCTAAACATTTGACCATGCACGTGGATGAAGAGTGGCTTCCTGATTAAACACATACTAAAAGCAGCCAAGAAGCCCATTGTATTTAAACATTGTGTTGTGCTACTGCAATCTAAAATTTAGTCGGCCTGTAAGCTAATACATGtctgtcaaaatatgtttaaatatgtatgaATTTAAACAGAAACGATTTTTTACAAAGTGTTTAACACCACATGAATGACAAATGTTTTGCTGAGAGACTGATGAGGCGTGTTTCGGAATCTCAACAATAGGACACCGCTACCGGACATGATGATTTTGATATTGTGTTCATGGCTTAGATGTGTGCTCTCTTTAAGAGGAAAAATTATCTGTGTGACAACCAAGAATTTAAGCCATCAAACAGAGACCATGTTTAGTAATAAGGCATCTGGGAGCTAAACgctgcaaatatatatattagaagTGTTTAATTGCCTAGATACGCATAGTACTGTTGCCTTTTCATCTTACATATAAGGCTTCATGTAATACGTGAAAATAGATCACAAATAAtagcaatatttaaatgaatgCGCTTGACGGTCGGACAAATGGTACATTGTCCAGAGCACAAACATGCCTCAGCTTTATTTGGATCAATTATTCTGATCAAAGCATCATAGAATCCATGGTGaaactttttttccaataaaGTCATTTTGAAACTACATTACAACCGATTATACGTGTGCGTTTATTGTTCCTTTATTAAGTTAAAAATACTCAACATTAAAAGCCACTTGttatacatttacaatatataATTGGATTCGCGCGCATGCTTGCTCAACATTGTCAATTGCACTAGATACACACGATCATTTCAATGTCACGGTAATACGTGTGTCGTAAAAACTAAATAAGCTAACATAAAGAGAtgaagttgtttttgtttttcttattataCATGTTCATTGTTGATACAATTATTTCATTGCTCCAAATATGAACTCAAATATTCATTGAACGTAGGAAAAGGTttacatatacaaatacaaaatacacgTCTGGTTAACAAGTGGGTGGGAGTAAtaagttattataatttaaaaccgAAAATTACATTTGCCTTCGGAATCCTCATATA
This is a stretch of genomic DNA from Dreissena polymorpha isolate Duluth1 chromosome 7, UMN_Dpol_1.0, whole genome shotgun sequence. It encodes these proteins:
- the LOC127838805 gene encoding BTB/POZ domain-containing protein 6-A-like — protein: MTTVWQHLESFADTNLKMLDDGYLCDIILAAGNDLKRLKCHKFILASRSPVFHAMFCGTLAESSDVINIPDIEEPILRILVRYLYSGKVDLTADNVMPLIYAAKKYDASGLETMCELFLKEIVETRNVCTILDQAIRFDCQNLKHHCLDLIQYNSKGVFESDAFVEMSMKGLKKVLEMNKMLSSECEVYLACKRWASKRIESTGQQATGEHIRNELGDEIINLIRFPSMTSEEFTDVVSNDDVLTKEELVSVYQTISKKTNGSKFKKDPRGMTCEKYLFVRTVEVGASNKPWKYNGKQDGLTFTVLNECKMTAIDMFLPLSEGSVDGILEILEGTKIIHSQNVKLCYTPGLQHKLISLDKPIHLIGQQEYSIRQRMNGASVYRCTSGVAQISVQNVTLRLVNLTVGTSDNGTTVDIGQFYGFELLIITFD